DNA sequence from the Actinomycetes bacterium genome:
GAACCGGCCGAAGGCGCGGCTCACCCATACGTACGCCCCGCCCTCCTCGGGGATGGCTGCCCCCAGCTCGGCGCTGATGAACGCCGTGGGCACGAAGAACAGCACGAACAGGACCACGAGCCAG
Encoded proteins:
- a CDS encoding amino acid permease — its product is MGRLDTVFFLISAMVVMDTIGAIAIAGAQAFTWLVVLFVLFFVPTAFISAELGAAIPEEGGAYVWVSRAFGRF